One Paenibacillus riograndensis SBR5 DNA segment encodes these proteins:
- the pdxR gene encoding MocR-like pyridoxine biosynthesis transcription factor PdxR — translation MLLVPNLSDTDRVPYYIQLYDYFKKAIISSSLPTGTRLPSIRILAAQLQLSTTPVELAYQQLLSEGFIVSKPRSGYYVQQVHGLGGAAAEPDRSPLTLRPITPRDSRTYPYDFHISRNDFSLFPDKIWRSLYQEQLANPDLLQYGDPQGEPALRESIAAHLRQFRGLRCTAEQVVIGGDQYTLCSLLALLLQEKAMKLAIENPGYHLLPAAFQRHGFQILPLQLQEDGLDVTQLYASGANAVYLSPSHQFPRGMVMPIAKRLALLEWARANNGYIIEDDYDGEFRYHGRPIPALQGLLEDSPVIYMCSFAQSLAPALCIHYMVLPKPLVPDYHRLKSELYLEHSASRLNQIALHYFMERGHFAKHLRRMRLVYQRKHDLLLNAIQQHFGETAAVHGQGAGFHILLALRSGGSARQLAEKAAAAGIRVTPMSYTWWSGPEHDAPEFILGFGGIAEERIEEGIRLLAGVWEI, via the coding sequence ATGCTGCTTGTCCCGAATCTTAGTGACACTGACAGAGTACCTTACTACATACAGCTATATGACTATTTCAAAAAAGCGATCATCAGCAGCTCGCTGCCAACGGGCACCCGTCTGCCCTCCATCCGGATCTTGGCCGCCCAGCTTCAGCTAAGCACCACTCCGGTAGAACTGGCCTACCAGCAGCTGCTGTCCGAGGGGTTCATCGTGAGCAAGCCGCGCAGCGGATATTATGTACAGCAGGTGCATGGGCTGGGCGGAGCCGCAGCAGAGCCAGACCGCTCACCGCTGACGCTCCGGCCTATTACCCCGCGTGATTCCCGGACCTACCCGTATGATTTCCATATCTCGCGAAACGACTTCTCCCTCTTTCCAGATAAAATATGGCGCAGCCTCTATCAGGAGCAGCTGGCCAATCCTGATCTGCTGCAATACGGCGATCCGCAGGGAGAACCTGCCTTGCGGGAGAGCATCGCCGCTCATTTGCGGCAGTTCCGCGGGCTGCGCTGCACAGCAGAGCAGGTTGTGATCGGCGGCGACCAGTATACGCTATGCTCGCTACTGGCACTCCTGCTTCAGGAGAAGGCGATGAAGCTTGCGATTGAAAATCCGGGATACCACCTGCTTCCTGCGGCGTTCCAGCGGCATGGCTTTCAGATTTTGCCCCTTCAACTGCAGGAAGACGGGCTTGACGTAACGCAGCTATACGCAAGCGGAGCGAATGCCGTGTACCTCTCGCCTTCCCACCAGTTCCCCCGGGGGATGGTAATGCCCATTGCGAAGCGGCTGGCGCTGCTGGAGTGGGCCCGGGCGAACAACGGCTATATTATAGAGGATGATTATGACGGGGAGTTCCGCTATCATGGACGGCCGATTCCCGCCCTGCAGGGACTTTTGGAAGACAGTCCGGTGATTTATATGTGCAGCTTCGCCCAATCGCTGGCCCCGGCGCTGTGTATTCATTACATGGTGCTGCCCAAGCCGCTTGTGCCGGACTATCACCGCCTGAAAAGCGAACTGTACCTGGAGCATTCCGCTTCCCGTCTGAATCAGATTGCGCTGCATTATTTCATGGAGAGGGGGCACTTTGCGAAGCATCTGCGGAGGATGCGTCTGGTCTACCAGAGGAAACATGATCTGCTTCTGAACGCGATCCAGCAGCATTTCGGGGAAACCGCAGCGGTACACGGTCAAGGGGCAGGCTTCCACATTCTGCTCGCCCTTCGCAGCGGCGGCAGTGCCCGCCAGCTCGCAGAAAAGGCCGCAGCGGCAGGTATCCGTGTTACGCCCATGTCCTATACATGGTGGAGCGGGCCGGAGCATGATGCGCCGGAATTTATTCTGGGCTTCGGCGGCATTGCCGAGGAAAGGATTGAGGAAGGCATCCGGCTTCTAGCCGGGGTGTGGGAAATATAG
- a CDS encoding GNAT family N-acetyltransferase, which translates to MSRNSGMLWGEKVYLRPLNGEDAELYYHMFYDSEARRLTGTQKHITKEQIAAYIERKAEDDSGVLLLIALKDNDETIGDIAIQDMDRNNRTANLRIAIGDEAHQGKGYGREALLLMLDYGFGILNLHRIELEVYAYNKRAAHVYESIGFVREGVRRQTLFYNHEYHDVIMMSMLENEYRERYISTKVK; encoded by the coding sequence ATGAGTAGGAACTCAGGCATGCTGTGGGGGGAAAAGGTGTATCTGCGCCCGCTGAACGGGGAAGACGCCGAGCTGTATTACCATATGTTCTACGATTCGGAGGCCCGCAGGCTTACGGGAACGCAGAAGCATATTACGAAGGAGCAGATCGCGGCATATATTGAGCGCAAAGCGGAAGATGACAGCGGGGTGCTGCTGCTGATCGCCCTTAAGGACAACGATGAGACCATCGGCGATATTGCCATCCAGGATATGGACCGCAATAACCGTACGGCCAATTTGCGGATCGCTATCGGAGACGAAGCCCATCAGGGAAAAGGTTACGGCCGGGAAGCGCTGCTGCTGATGCTTGACTACGGCTTCGGAATTCTGAATCTGCACCGGATTGAACTCGAGGTTTACGCATATAATAAACGCGCAGCGCATGTGTATGAGTCCATTGGTTTTGTCCGGGAGGGTGTGCGGCGCCAGACACTTTTCTATAACCATGAGTACCATGATGTGATAATGATGAGCATGCTGGAGAACGAGTACCGGGAGCGCTACATATCCACGAAGGTCAAATAA
- a CDS encoding Hsp20/alpha crystallin family protein gives MFDLVPFGKRRDDAFGVLAKSLNEVFNDDFFAPIKSSTMSFRTDIRESEQAYLIEAELPGFKKEEIDIDYASPYLTIKAVRKEENSEENKDHQVVRRERRYGEYVRRFYVQDVAEDEIRASLKDGLLTLSVPKQQKSLGKRIEIQDNGSSGEQLQ, from the coding sequence ATGTTTGATTTGGTTCCTTTTGGAAAACGCAGAGATGATGCTTTTGGTGTGCTGGCCAAGTCCCTGAATGAAGTGTTCAATGATGATTTTTTTGCACCCATTAAAAGCTCCACGATGTCCTTCCGTACGGATATCCGTGAGAGCGAGCAGGCGTATCTGATTGAGGCTGAACTGCCCGGCTTCAAAAAAGAAGAAATCGACATTGATTACGCCAGCCCTTATTTGACGATCAAGGCGGTACGCAAGGAAGAAAACAGTGAAGAAAACAAAGACCATCAGGTGGTGCGCAGAGAACGCCGGTATGGGGAGTACGTCCGCCGGTTCTATGTACAGGATGTTGCCGAGGATGAAATCCGCGCTTCGCTGAAGGACGGTTTACTGACTCTGTCGGTACCGAAACAGCAGAAGTCGTTAGGCAAACGCATTGAGATTCAGGATAATGGTTCTTCCGGAGAGCAGCTTCAATAA
- a CDS encoding DnaJ C-terminal domain-containing protein has product MAANYYEALGVGEKASKQEIKKAYQKLAKKWHPDVNKAPEAEAKFKEAAEAYEVLGNDEKRKAYDEELRYGFGGAARGGTRRSGASSSAYGDSSFGAGWGGSSSFGGSIPDDDLFGMFFGSRGAADRAGFDFFSGSGSPFGEARSTMQAQLEVSLEQAYKGGSIRVQVGGKDVNVSIPPRSAEGTVIRIPGSSGNGAGQDGDLLISLHLLPHNIYEPDGGDLYGTVEIAPWQAVLGGEAKVPLPDGSSVKLKVPAGMAGGQTLRLSGKGLKRPNGANGDILFAVEIVIPAGLTEAEKKLYRQLAEAGSFQAGPRRKGPGASRRRAAMG; this is encoded by the coding sequence TTGGCGGCAAACTATTACGAAGCATTGGGTGTAGGGGAAAAGGCCTCCAAGCAGGAAATCAAAAAAGCCTACCAGAAGCTTGCCAAGAAATGGCATCCCGATGTCAATAAAGCACCGGAGGCGGAAGCCAAGTTCAAGGAAGCGGCGGAAGCGTATGAGGTGCTGGGCAATGATGAAAAAAGAAAAGCCTATGATGAGGAGCTCCGCTACGGATTCGGCGGCGCAGCCAGGGGCGGGACGCGGCGCAGCGGAGCTTCTTCGTCGGCGTATGGGGATTCGTCTTTTGGCGCGGGGTGGGGCGGAAGCTCCTCCTTTGGCGGAAGTATTCCCGATGATGATTTGTTTGGAATGTTTTTTGGCAGCCGGGGTGCGGCGGACCGGGCGGGATTTGACTTCTTTTCGGGCAGCGGCAGCCCATTCGGCGAGGCCCGCAGCACGATGCAGGCGCAGCTTGAGGTTTCGCTGGAGCAAGCATATAAAGGCGGCAGCATCCGGGTCCAGGTGGGCGGCAAGGATGTGAACGTCAGCATTCCGCCGCGTTCTGCTGAGGGGACGGTTATCCGGATTCCCGGCAGCAGCGGGAATGGGGCGGGGCAAGACGGTGATCTGCTGATCTCCCTGCATCTGCTGCCGCATAACATTTACGAACCGGACGGCGGAGATCTGTACGGCACAGTGGAGATTGCACCTTGGCAGGCCGTGCTCGGCGGCGAAGCCAAGGTTCCGCTGCCGGACGGCAGCAGCGTGAAGCTGAAGGTCCCGGCCGGGATGGCGGGCGGTCAAACGCTGCGCCTCTCCGGCAAGGGGCTGAAGCGCCCGAATGGCGCGAACGGAGACATTCTGTTCGCGGTAGAGATTGTGATTCCCGCCGGGCTGACCGAGGCGGAGAAAAAGCTGTACCGCCAGCTGGCCGAAGCTGGCAGCTTCCAGGCCGGGCCCAGACGGAAGGGCCCGGGGGCTTCGCGTCGCAGAGCCGCGATGGGCTAA
- the clpB gene encoding ATP-dependent chaperone ClpB: MDFNKLTQKLQEAVAAAQSLAAAAGHQEIDNLHLLKALLQQHEGLLPRLLQKINIPVPELLQGTEALLQRKPSISGSGAGTMRRYASPSLIAVLEQAEKEAAQMQDEFVAVEHAVLAMVSDSSSGNRELRGLFTSRGVTRDKLLEVLAEIRGHQRVTSREPEATYEVLEKYGRDLVAEVRAGKIDPVIGRDGEIRRVIRILSRKTKNNPVLIGEPGVGKTAIVEGLAHRIVRKDVPEGLKDKTIFSLDMSALIAGAKYRGEFEERLQAVLKEIRESDGRIILFIDELHTIVGAGKTEGAMDAGNMLKPMLARGELHCIGATTLDEYRKYIEKDPALERRFQQVLVSEPDVEDTISILRGLKERFEVHHGVKIHDSALVAAGVLSNRYITDRFLPDKAIDLVDEACAMIRTEIDSMPGEMDEVTRRLMQMEIEEAALKKETDDASKRRLETLQRELADLKEKHLGMTARWEKEKSAIQGLRELKKKLEQARKDLVDAQEVYDLNKSAELSYGIIPDLERQLKAAEEAASQDQESRLLREAVTAEEIADIVSRWTGVPVSRLVEGERDKLLRLEDTLHERVVGQEEAVRLVADAVLRARAGIKDPNRPIGSFLFLGPTGVGKTELAKALAVSLFDREDGMIRIDMSEYMEKHSVSRLVGAPPGYVGYEEGGQLTEAVRRQPYTVVLLDEVEKAHPDVFNILLQLLDDGRLTDSQGRMVDFKNTIIIMTSNIGSPHLIQGTDDNGELTNAVKDRVMKELSGHFRPEFLNRVDDIVMFKPLQLDEIEQIVVKLVDGLRVRLAERGVGLALSEAAVRFIAREGFDPVYGARPLKRFIQRSLETRVARALIAGEAEEGSVMEVNEAGGELSVSITHPKSAEALGSVQ, encoded by the coding sequence ATGGACTTCAACAAATTAACGCAAAAGCTGCAGGAGGCGGTTGCCGCAGCGCAGTCGCTGGCAGCGGCCGCCGGGCATCAGGAGATTGACAATCTCCATCTGCTCAAGGCGCTGCTCCAGCAGCATGAGGGTCTTCTGCCGCGTCTGCTGCAGAAGATAAATATTCCCGTACCCGAGCTGCTGCAGGGTACGGAAGCACTGCTGCAGCGGAAGCCTAGCATCAGCGGCTCCGGGGCAGGGACAATGCGGCGGTATGCATCGCCGTCGCTGATCGCTGTGCTGGAGCAGGCGGAGAAGGAAGCCGCGCAGATGCAGGATGAATTTGTGGCGGTGGAGCATGCTGTGCTGGCGATGGTGTCTGATTCCAGCAGCGGGAACCGGGAGCTGCGCGGGCTGTTTACCAGCCGCGGCGTGACGCGCGACAAGCTGCTGGAGGTGCTTGCGGAGATCCGCGGGCATCAGCGTGTGACCAGCCGTGAGCCGGAAGCAACCTATGAGGTGCTGGAGAAATACGGCCGCGATCTGGTGGCCGAGGTGCGGGCGGGCAAGATTGATCCCGTCATTGGACGCGATGGAGAGATCCGCCGGGTGATCCGCATTCTCTCCCGCAAAACGAAGAACAACCCGGTGCTGATCGGGGAGCCCGGCGTAGGGAAGACAGCGATTGTCGAAGGGCTCGCCCACCGGATAGTCCGCAAGGATGTGCCGGAGGGGCTGAAGGATAAGACGATCTTTTCGCTGGATATGAGCGCATTGATCGCCGGGGCCAAGTACCGGGGGGAATTTGAAGAGCGGCTGCAGGCGGTGCTCAAGGAAATCCGCGAAAGCGACGGACGGATCATCCTCTTCATCGATGAGCTGCATACAATTGTCGGCGCGGGCAAAACGGAAGGCGCGATGGACGCAGGCAATATGCTGAAGCCCATGCTGGCGCGCGGCGAGCTGCACTGTATCGGTGCGACGACGCTGGATGAATACCGCAAATATATTGAGAAGGACCCGGCGCTGGAACGCCGCTTCCAGCAGGTGCTGGTCAGCGAGCCGGATGTGGAGGATACGATCTCGATTTTGCGCGGCTTGAAGGAACGTTTCGAGGTCCATCACGGGGTGAAAATCCATGACAGCGCGCTCGTGGCCGCCGGTGTATTGTCGAACCGGTATATTACGGACCGTTTTTTACCGGATAAGGCGATTGACCTGGTCGATGAAGCCTGTGCGATGATCCGTACGGAGATTGATTCCATGCCGGGCGAGATGGATGAAGTGACCCGCCGCCTGATGCAGATGGAGATCGAAGAAGCGGCGCTCAAAAAAGAAACCGACGACGCCAGCAAGCGCCGGCTGGAGACCCTGCAGCGTGAGCTGGCCGATCTCAAGGAAAAGCACCTGGGCATGACGGCGCGCTGGGAGAAGGAAAAGTCAGCCATTCAGGGGCTGCGTGAGCTGAAAAAGAAGCTGGAACAGGCCCGTAAGGACCTGGTAGATGCCCAGGAGGTTTACGATCTTAATAAATCTGCCGAGCTGAGCTACGGCATTATCCCTGACCTGGAGCGGCAGCTCAAGGCAGCGGAGGAGGCGGCGTCCCAGGATCAGGAGAGCCGGCTGCTGCGAGAGGCTGTGACCGCAGAGGAAATCGCCGATATTGTATCCCGCTGGACTGGCGTTCCTGTAAGCAGACTCGTGGAAGGCGAGCGGGATAAGCTGCTGCGGCTGGAGGATACGCTGCATGAGCGGGTAGTCGGGCAGGAGGAGGCTGTCCGGCTGGTAGCCGATGCTGTGCTCCGGGCGAGAGCGGGCATCAAGGACCCGAACCGGCCGATTGGCTCATTCCTGTTCCTGGGCCCGACCGGGGTAGGTAAGACGGAGCTGGCAAAAGCGTTGGCGGTATCGCTTTTTGACCGCGAAGACGGCATGATCCGAATTGATATGTCGGAGTATATGGAGAAGCACAGCGTTTCCCGTCTCGTCGGTGCGCCTCCTGGTTATGTCGGCTATGAGGAAGGCGGCCAGCTCACCGAAGCGGTACGCCGCCAGCCATATACCGTCGTGCTGCTGGACGAGGTGGAAAAGGCCCATCCTGATGTGTTCAACATCCTCCTGCAGCTGCTGGATGACGGACGGCTGACCGATTCACAGGGCCGGATGGTAGACTTCAAGAATACGATTATCATCATGACCTCGAACATCGGCTCGCCGCATCTTATCCAGGGGACCGATGACAACGGGGAGCTTACGAATGCGGTCAAGGACCGGGTCATGAAGGAACTGAGCGGCCATTTCCGGCCGGAGTTTCTGAACCGTGTGGACGACATTGTGATGTTCAAGCCGCTCCAACTGGATGAGATTGAACAGATTGTTGTCAAATTGGTGGACGGACTGCGCGTACGTCTGGCTGAGCGCGGCGTTGGCCTTGCGCTTAGCGAAGCGGCGGTACGTTTTATCGCCAGGGAAGGCTTCGATCCGGTATACGGTGCAAGACCGCTGAAACGGTTCATCCAGCGTAGTCTGGAGACCCGTGTTGCGCGCGCACTGATCGCCGGTGAGGCGGAAGAAGGCTCAGTGATGGAGGTCAACGAAGCCGGAGGGGAACTCTCTGTATCGATTACCCATCCGAAGTCTGCGGAGGCGTTGGGTTCGGTGCAATAA
- a CDS encoding MFS transporter, which produces MSLNSASSKRNYTLQLLTVFIGFLVFGFSENIKGPAIPRIQSDLRLDEMQLGTLLSLNSLGYLLACTFTALLIRRIGIKAVSLLSFGSMAISGVFIFLSHSYPALSGSFFLMYIGNGMLEIGLAVLGARIFVKNTGTMMNLSHFFYGLSSTVAPLLSSGLMTVTVFGHLLDWRGVYLLILMLSVIPMLPAFLGKFPGDTTLSEHRIPLSSISRDPVIWLMVAILSFGVISELAVGGWLVNFLEKAYGWDTPAAAGMLSAFFLCFTLARLVLGPLTDKIGFALSLILFSAFTGVCTFAAILAGEPGAVLFAVAGLGIAPIYPTVMALIADRYRNGSDTAITFVVTLIGVASVLGNYFIGAITEWIKQVFSSGQEDGIGLLRGLQAGYSFIGLCALLCSLSAYLLYRHLKTRGQLM; this is translated from the coding sequence CTGTCTCTTAATTCCGCTTCATCAAAACGCAATTATACGCTGCAGCTGCTGACCGTATTCATCGGCTTTCTGGTCTTCGGCTTTTCTGAGAATATCAAAGGTCCTGCCATTCCGCGCATCCAGAGCGATCTGCGGCTTGATGAGATGCAGCTGGGCACCCTGCTGTCCCTGAACTCCCTTGGGTATCTGCTGGCCTGCACGTTTACCGCCCTGCTGATCCGCAGGATCGGCATCAAGGCAGTCAGCCTGCTCTCCTTCGGTTCCATGGCCATATCCGGTGTGTTCATCTTCCTCTCCCATAGCTATCCGGCGCTGTCAGGATCTTTTTTCCTGATGTATATCGGCAACGGTATGCTGGAGATCGGGCTCGCCGTGCTCGGGGCAAGAATCTTTGTAAAAAATACGGGAACCATGATGAACCTGTCCCATTTTTTCTACGGCCTCAGCTCAACGGTTGCTCCGCTGCTATCTTCCGGATTGATGACCGTGACGGTATTCGGCCACCTGCTGGATTGGCGCGGCGTGTACCTGCTCATTCTCATGCTGTCGGTGATTCCGATGCTTCCGGCTTTTCTCGGCAAATTTCCGGGGGACACTACCCTGTCGGAGCATCGTATCCCCCTCTCGTCGATCTCCCGTGATCCCGTAATTTGGCTGATGGTCGCCATACTATCCTTCGGTGTCATTTCGGAACTGGCTGTTGGCGGCTGGCTGGTCAATTTCCTGGAAAAAGCCTACGGCTGGGACACGCCGGCTGCTGCCGGCATGCTGTCTGCGTTCTTTCTCTGCTTCACGCTGGCCCGGCTTGTGCTCGGCCCTCTGACGGACAAGATCGGTTTTGCATTGTCGCTGATTCTGTTCTCTGCCTTCACGGGCGTCTGCACCTTCGCTGCGATCCTGGCAGGAGAACCCGGAGCTGTCCTGTTTGCCGTCGCCGGCCTCGGCATTGCGCCGATCTACCCGACAGTTATGGCGCTGATCGCCGACCGCTACCGCAATGGAAGTGATACGGCAATCACCTTCGTTGTCACCCTAATCGGTGTAGCCAGCGTACTGGGCAATTACTTCATCGGTGCGATCACCGAGTGGATCAAGCAGGTGTTCTCCTCCGGGCAAGAGGACGGCATCGGGCTGCTGCGCGGGCTGCAGGCTGGCTACAGCTTCATTGGGCTATGCGCCCTGCTATGTTCCCTTTCGGCTTATCTGCTGTACCGCCATTTGAAGACAAGAGGCCAGTTGATGTAG
- a CDS encoding glycosyltransferase family 2 protein → MSESKKRVLIGSPIHQKPQILQEFLDSLLRLRREGLELNFYLIDDNDEEESSRLLGTFAAGGNEVFLQSSGLHDAYIRNDITHFWNSNLVWKVAGFKNLMIRRAEAFGYDYLFLIDSDLVLHPDTLLHLIGTGRDIVSEVFWTQWQPGTILQPQVWMHDEYNQWDAEPGEQLSQEEINRRFHAFLAKLQVPGIYEVGGLGACTLISSRAIASGASYDRIRNISYWGEDRHFCIRAAALGIPLYVDTHYPALHLYRDSDLDKVADFIRLTTAAEPEDPCRKAANNERTAEDVQESKAGTAEKADVPERAEANTATAADAEQEQAAPSAAQGETLPWTEAEARERLSKDPLQQEETGGQKAGRAAAEFAAAFTERGTSPRPKLTLTMVAKNEGQRFLRQVLQMHRKYIDEAVIIDDGSTDDTADICREVLQGIPLRLVRNSVSKFSNEAELRRQQWEEVVKSDPEWILNLDADEIFEDRFASDIDSLLREESCDLFCFRLYDFWDDRHYREDEYWRSHLRYRPFLLRYREDFNFAWNDLPQHCGRLPENIFELPHLLSNLRLKHLGWSKAEYRLDKYLRYMLHDPDGQYGWKEQYMSILDPHPNLVPWTE, encoded by the coding sequence ATGAGCGAGAGCAAGAAGCGGGTGCTAATCGGCAGCCCGATTCACCAAAAGCCGCAGATTCTGCAGGAGTTCCTGGACTCACTGCTGCGCTTGCGGCGCGAGGGTCTGGAACTGAATTTCTATCTGATCGATGACAACGACGAGGAAGAATCCAGCCGCCTGCTCGGTACCTTCGCAGCCGGCGGAAATGAAGTCTTCCTCCAATCCTCCGGGCTTCATGATGCCTATATCCGCAACGATATCACCCATTTCTGGAATTCGAACCTGGTCTGGAAGGTGGCGGGCTTCAAAAACCTGATGATCCGGCGGGCCGAAGCCTTCGGCTACGATTACCTGTTCCTGATCGATTCCGATCTGGTCCTGCACCCGGACACTCTCCTGCATCTGATCGGAACCGGCAGGGATATTGTTTCCGAGGTGTTCTGGACACAGTGGCAGCCGGGAACTATATTGCAGCCTCAAGTCTGGATGCATGATGAATACAATCAATGGGATGCAGAACCGGGCGAACAGCTCAGCCAGGAAGAGATCAATCGCAGATTCCATGCCTTCCTGGCCAAACTGCAGGTGCCGGGTATCTATGAGGTCGGCGGTCTGGGTGCCTGCACCCTGATCAGCAGCCGGGCCATTGCTTCAGGCGCAAGCTATGACCGGATCCGCAATATCTCTTATTGGGGCGAGGACCGCCACTTCTGTATCCGCGCCGCCGCTCTGGGTATCCCGCTGTATGTGGATACCCATTATCCCGCACTGCATCTGTACAGAGACAGCGACCTTGACAAGGTGGCGGATTTTATCCGGCTCACGACGGCGGCGGAGCCGGAAGACCCGTGCAGGAAGGCCGCAAATAATGAGAGGACGGCAGAAGACGTTCAGGAATCTAAGGCCGGAACAGCGGAAAAGGCGGACGTCCCGGAGAGAGCGGAAGCCAATACGGCGACAGCGGCAGACGCGGAGCAAGAGCAAGCGGCACCATCCGCCGCCCAGGGCGAGACCCTGCCTTGGACGGAGGCTGAGGCCCGGGAGCGCCTGAGCAAGGACCCGCTGCAGCAAGAGGAGACAGGCGGCCAAAAAGCCGGCCGGGCGGCGGCTGAATTTGCCGCAGCTTTTACAGAGCGGGGCACTTCCCCCCGGCCGAAGCTGACCTTAACCATGGTGGCCAAAAATGAAGGCCAGCGCTTCCTGCGGCAGGTTCTGCAGATGCACCGCAAGTACATCGACGAGGCCGTTATCATTGACGATGGCAGCACCGATGACACGGCTGATATCTGCCGCGAGGTTCTGCAGGGTATTCCGCTGCGCCTTGTGCGCAACAGCGTCTCCAAGTTCAGCAATGAAGCCGAGCTGCGCAGGCAGCAGTGGGAGGAGGTTGTGAAGAGCGATCCTGAATGGATTCTCAATCTGGATGCGGATGAGATTTTTGAAGACAGGTTTGCCAGTGATATCGACAGCCTGCTTCGTGAAGAGAGCTGCGACCTGTTCTGCTTCCGGCTGTACGATTTCTGGGACGACCGGCATTACCGTGAAGATGAATACTGGCGCTCCCATCTGCGGTACCGGCCTTTTCTGCTCCGCTACCGTGAAGATTTCAACTTTGCGTGGAATGATCTTCCGCAGCATTGCGGGCGGCTGCCGGAGAATATTTTTGAGCTTCCCCATCTGTTAAGCAATCTGCGGCTGAAGCATCTGGGGTGGTCCAAGGCGGAATACCGGCTGGATAAATACCTGCGCTATATGCTGCATGATCCCGATGGGCAATACGGCTGGAAAGAGCAATATATGTCCATTCTTGATCCGCATCCAAATTTGGTTCCTTGGACAGAGTGA
- a CDS encoding ABC transporter substrate-binding protein: MRRGLSGVIAIVLLTFLISACSGGNNAASPAASGTPAESQQPAAGEGPKDGGSLIIGVAADPVVLNPNYAGDRVSLTIDQALYAPLFQVNNGKKTFYLADSLTPSADNLTYTLKLKSGLTWHDGEKLTADDVVFTIEKILDEKQNSFLRANFLINDKPITATKVDDLTVEFKLPQVSPAFEATLVQVTPIPKHIFENEADIEKSTKNAAPVGSGPFKFKEYKAGEYLTLERFDNYFGGKPHLDSVTYRIAKDTNAANLALQNGEINVQYLDPKDVSTIQATNNFEILPYAEGRLSYLMFNANSDTGALAKKEVRQALSLALSRDEIIQTAYTSGEYADPAKSFLTPDALYFTNDVPTYDNDPAKAKELLQSAGVSNLKLRFIVQSGNKAQEAISLYVQQKLKAIGVDVELQSMDSSAWVQKFIDLKSTDYELALTGYIMGYDPDAYRILFTSGASSNYSHYANPEVDKLLNEGAGEADTAKRAEIYKKAQELVAQDAPIYPIAYTKTVVAVSKNYGGLEEAVLKPVVIFEDLSKIYQK, encoded by the coding sequence ATGCGTAGAGGGTTATCTGGGGTTATAGCTATAGTATTGTTAACATTTTTGATTAGTGCGTGCTCCGGGGGGAATAACGCAGCATCACCGGCAGCAAGCGGTACACCTGCGGAATCACAGCAGCCGGCTGCGGGCGAAGGGCCGAAAGATGGAGGAAGCCTGATTATCGGAGTTGCAGCCGATCCGGTAGTGCTCAATCCGAACTATGCGGGCGACCGTGTCAGCCTGACCATTGACCAGGCGCTGTATGCGCCGCTGTTCCAGGTCAACAATGGGAAGAAAACCTTTTATCTGGCGGACAGCCTGACACCATCTGCCGATAATCTTACCTATACATTGAAGCTGAAGAGCGGACTTACCTGGCATGACGGGGAGAAGCTTACAGCCGATGACGTAGTGTTCACGATCGAGAAGATTCTGGATGAGAAGCAGAACAGCTTCCTGCGGGCCAACTTCCTGATTAACGACAAACCGATCACAGCCACGAAGGTGGACGATCTCACTGTGGAATTCAAGCTGCCGCAGGTCAGCCCGGCCTTTGAAGCTACGCTGGTGCAGGTAACTCCGATTCCCAAGCATATTTTTGAGAATGAGGCTGATATTGAGAAAAGCACCAAAAATGCTGCTCCGGTGGGCTCCGGTCCCTTCAAGTTCAAAGAATACAAGGCAGGCGAATATCTGACGCTGGAGCGTTTCGACAACTACTTCGGCGGCAAGCCGCACCTGGATTCGGTCACTTACCGGATTGCCAAGGATACAAATGCTGCGAACCTGGCCCTGCAGAATGGCGAGATTAATGTGCAATACCTTGATCCGAAGGATGTAAGCACGATTCAAGCTACCAACAACTTTGAAATCCTGCCTTACGCCGAAGGACGCTTGTCCTATCTGATGTTCAATGCGAACAGTGACACCGGTGCCCTGGCCAAAAAAGAAGTCCGTCAAGCCCTGTCCCTGGCGCTCAGCCGTGATGAAATTATCCAGACCGCCTACACTTCGGGCGAATATGCCGATCCGGCCAAGTCCTTCCTGACTCCGGATGCACTATACTTCACTAACGATGTGCCTACCTACGATAACGATCCAGCCAAGGCCAAAGAACTGCTGCAATCGGCAGGGGTCAGCAATCTGAAGCTGAGATTTATCGTACAGAGCGGCAACAAGGCGCAGGAAGCCATCTCGCTGTACGTGCAGCAGAAGCTTAAGGCTATCGGCGTGGATGTTGAACTGCAGAGTATGGATTCTTCGGCCTGGGTGCAGAAGTTCATCGACCTGAAATCTACCGATTATGAACTTGCCCTGACCGGCTATATTATGGGCTATGATCCGGATGCCTACCGCATTCTGTTCACCTCTGGAGCGTCTTCGAACTATTCGCATTATGCGAACCCGGAAGTCGACAAGCTGCTGAATGAAGGTGCGGGTGAAGCCGACACAGCCAAACGTGCGGAAATTTACAAAAAAGCGCAGGAGCTCGTCGCCCAGGATGCGCCGATCTATCCTATTGCTTATACCAAAACCGTTGTTGCTGTATCCAAGAACTACGGCGGTCTTGAAGAAGCGGTGCTGAAGCCTGTTGTTATTTTCGAAGACCTGTCGAAGATCTACCAGAAGTAA